A window from Montipora capricornis isolate CH-2021 chromosome 7, ASM3666992v2, whole genome shotgun sequence encodes these proteins:
- the LOC138056144 gene encoding uncharacterized protein yields MWEKLRIVVAWVIRASHMLLQLRTKSVASTVSPAKSEEKILHLLLSDVEEAERRIVKNVQNQTFPLELSSPNLSKSPLAKLKPFVNDGVLRVGGRLDRADLSYDAKHPMILPGKHRVTEMIILHYHFANGHVGPYQLLAETRQRFWIVNGVSSIRRVLRRCHECKCQNAMVGEQITAPLPAVRVSSDSHQLIYPFAAVGIDYFGPLYVHAGPLTRSMRKNPKLHKRYGCIFTCLRYRAVHIELASDLTTDSFINAVTRFVARRGPPRVIYSDNGSNFRGAETDVVHALKTWDQERIGRELLRRDIQWYFNPPAASHQGGVWERLIRSVRKILHAMIGEHLVNEETLVTFLVEVEKILNSRPITRVSSDPSDLEPLTPNHILLLRHNPCSAPSEFEDSDNFQARWKRVHILANEFWARWVKEYLPMLQERQKWLKQRRNFKVGDLVIMKDTNTPRGQWPKALVQETFPDSDGVVRQVLVRSATGVFRRDVRKLCLLEEELLRSIEESMEKDET; encoded by the coding sequence ATGTGGGAGAAGTTAAGAATAGTAGTAGCCTGGGTTATTCGAGCATCCCATATGCTGTTGCAACTGCGAACAAAGTCGGTGGCGTCGACTGTTTCGCCCGCGAAATCGGAGGAAAAGATCCTCCACCTTTTATTGTCAGATGTAGAAGAAGCAGAGAGAAGAATTGTGAAGAATGTTCAGAATCAGACCTTTCCTTTAGAGTTGTCCAGCCCAAATCTGAGTAAAAGTCCTCTCGCCAAGTTAAAACCATTTGTGAACGACGGAGTCTTGCGAGTTGGAGGAAGACTTGATCGCGCAGACCTCAGTTACGATGCTAAGCATCCGATGATATTACCTGGTAAGCACCGTGTTACAGAGATGATCATCCTCCATTACCACTTTGCTAATGGTCATGTAGGTCCTTACCAACTGCTAGCAGAGACGAGGCAGCGTTTCTGGATAGTGAATGGAGTTTCGTCCATCAGACGTGTGCTACGGCGATGCCATGAATGTAAGTGCCAGAATGCTATGGTTGGAGAGCAGATTACAGCACCACTTCCAGCAGTGAGAGTTTCTTCAGACAGCCACCAGCTGATCTACCCATTTGCTGCCGTGGGTATAGATTATTTTGGACCTCTCTATGTCCATGCTGGACCCCTTACCAGATCTATGAGGAAGAACCCCAAGCTTCATAAGCGCTATGGCTGTATCTTTACCTGCCTCAGGTACAGAGCTGTCCACATTGAACTCGCAAGTGACTTAACCACAGACAGCTTCATCAATGCAGTTACTAGATTCGTTGCGAGACGGGGTCCACCCAGAGTAATTTATAGTGACAACGGCTCAAACTTCAGAGGAGCGGAGACTGATGTCGTGCACGCGTTGAAGACTTGGGACCAGGAGAGGATTGGACGTGAGCTGCTTCGAAGGGACATTCAATGGTACTTCAATCCACCAGCAGCCAGTCACCAAGGAGGTGTTTGGGAGCGCCTTATTCGCTCTGTTCGGAAGATTCTCCATGCTATGATCGGTGAACACCTTGTCAACGAGGAGACCTTGGTGACATTCCTGGTAGAAGTGGAAAAGATCCTGAATAGCAGACCAATTACCCGTGTGTCAAGTGATCCCAGTGATTTGGAACCCTTGACCCCTAACCACATCTTGTTACTACGACACAATCCATGTTCAGCGCCTAGTGAGTTCGAAGATTCCGACAACTTTCAGGCAAGATGGAAACGTGTGCATATTTTGGCGAACGAGTTCTGGGCGCGCTGGGTTAAAGAATACCTTCCCATGTTGCAAGAGCGCCAGAAATGGCTGAAACAGAGACGAAATTTCAAAGTCGGGGATTTGGTCATCATGAAAGATACGAACACCCCCCGGGGTCAGTGGCCTAAAGCTTTGGTTCAAGAAACGTTCCCAGACTCTGATGGCGTAGTGCGACAAGTTCTGGTGAGGAGCGCAACTGGTGTCTTCCGGAGAGATGTCCGTAAACTTTGTCTTTTAGAAGAGGAGTTATTGAGATCCATTGAGGAGTCCATGGAAAAGGACGAAACCTGA
- the LOC138056145 gene encoding uncharacterized protein, translating into MFHQVFVSPEDRGVLCYLWWPDGDLMKDPKTFQMLVHIFGATSSPSICGYALRRTAADNSEGFSSETVDAVMRDFYVDDLLKSFETTSRAVEITKELQELLAKGGFQLTKVMSNEREVLNAFSPEHRAPAVKDLDLNLNSLPMDRALGIHWDVEADTFNLVVSCKSQPETRKGVMSSIATIYDPLGLVGPLILPGREINQELCRLKYDWNDRLPDELAVKWRDWKKGLASLTSYSIPRSFTPRDFGEVERAELHHFADASEGHGYGTVTYLRFVNIEGGIHNSFVMGKSRVRPLRSGISVPKMELTAATLLIKMDKLITKELEGRIKIHSVTFWTDSMIVLRYIFNETRRFVTFVANRVAVIREGSKPSQWRHVRSEANPADLASRGIKASETEKLEVWKHGPDFLWKDSKEWLQQPADLHQEL; encoded by the coding sequence ATGTTCCATCAGGTGTTTGTGTCTCCCGAAGACCGGGGCGTTCTTTGCTATCTGTGGTGGCCAGATGGGGATTTAATGAAGGACCCGAAGACCTTCCAAATGTTAGTTCATATTTTCGGAGCAACCTCGTCACCCAGCATTTGTGGTTATGCGTTAAGGCGAACGGCTGCAGACAACAGTGAAGGATTCTCCTCAGAGACCGTTGACGCAGTCATGAGAGACTTTTATGTTGATGACTTGCTCAAGTCCTTTGAAACGACCAGTCGGGCAGTAGAAATTACAAAGGAGCTTCAAGAGCTGTTAGCAAAAGGAGGATTCCAGCTGACCAAGGTTATGTCGAATGAGCGCGAAGTCCTAAATGCCTTCTCACCTGAACATCGCGCACCGGCCGTCAAGGACTTGGATCTCAATCTCAACAGTCTACCGATGGACCGAGCCCTAGGGATCCATTGGGATGTGGAAGCAGACACTTTCAACTTAGTTGTTAGCTGCAAATCTCAGCCAGAGACCCGGAAAGGCGTCATGTCTTCAATTGCAACGATTTATGATCCCCTTGGTTTGGTTGGTCCCCTAATCCTGCCTGGAAGAGAGATAAACCAAGAGCTATGCAGATTAAAGTATGACTGGAATGACAGGCTACCTGATGAACTGGCAGTAAAGTGGAGAGATTGGAAGAAAGGACTTGCAAGCCTTACAAGTTATAGTATCCCTCGATCCTTTACTCCCCGAGACTTTGGAGAGGTAGAAAGAGCTGAACTTCATCACTTCGCAGACGCTTCTGAAGGACATGGATATGGAACGGTGACCTACCTTCGTTTCGTTAACATAGAAGGAGGCATCCACAACAGTTTCGTGATGGGCAAATCGCGAGTGAGGCCATTAAGGAGTGGTATTAGTGTGCCTAAGATGGAGTTGACTGCTGCCACCTTGTTGATCAAGATGGACAAGCTCATTACGAAGGAGCTGGAAGGTCGCATCAAGATTCACAGCGTCACCTTCTGGACCGATTCTATGATTGTCCTGAGGTACATATTCAATGAGACGAGAAGATTCGTCACCTTCGTTGCTAATCGTGTCGCTGTGATCAGAGAGGGATCGAAGCCCTCACAATGGCGCCACGTTAGGTCAGAGGCTAACCCTGCTGATTTGGCCTCGAGAGGAATAAAGGCCTCCGAAACCGAGAAGTTAGAGGTGTGGAAACATGGCCCAGACTTTCTGTGGAAAGACTCAAAGGAGTGGCTGCAGCAACCCGCCGACCTCCATCAAGAACTCTGA